The genomic window CACTTTATCAGTAGTTAAGCAAAATAGTGGAATACGTTACCTTGTAGATACTTTGTATAAGAATGCTCTACTTGTCAGTAGCCTATGTTGCTTATTTCTTTCTGGTATTTTTACCATCCTAGTTGCTTTTGGGATAGCTCAGCCTGTAATCATTACATGTTTGGTGCTATCCTTTATTCTCTCTGGAATACTTTCGGGTCTGATTTTGCATCGTTGTGCAGCGCGAGATGGAAGATTGCCCATACCCGAAGGTTTTCGTTATGTAATTAGAAAGCATTTTCCTGAAGTGCTTTATGATTTGGTTATTGAAAAAGAATTAACACTCCAAGAACTTCGTGCTGTTATTTCAGGTTTATCTTCTGGGACATTTACTTTTCCCTCGATAGCATGTCGGGAAAAGGTAGAAAGGTTTGATCTTGAGCGTTTGCAAAAGGGCTGTGAGGGGATAGAGTTTCCTGATTTGGAGAATTTGCTTTTAAAGCACTGTCCGTTTTATTTCATGAATAAATTTGTCCAACTAGGTCCTAAGGATTTACCTCAGTCAGAAAATATGTCCCCCGCTACCTACTGGTTTTCTCGTACAGGTCTATCGGATAGATTGGATACGGTGTGCCATCCTTATGTTTGGTTTCTTGCTCAGGTAATCTCTCAAGGTGAATATGAAACTTTGCTGTTGCATGCGAAGAAGGGAACGTGGTTTGCAGTTAAGGATTTATTCAAAACGGTTATCAATAAAATTCTTATACATATGAGAAATATTCCTCTAGATAATGTTTGGACAGAAACAGAAGCGCTATTTACCTGTATTAAGCTGCCCTGGCTATTATACCTGTGTAAACACGGTGTTAGCTGGAAGCAACTACAGTTGTTCAAAGAAATACGCTATCAGGATGTAAAGTTTCTTAATAAGATCAATAGGTTGGAAGGGGGAATCAACCTGATGAAATTAGTGAGCACAATTGCCCCTTGTATTGATGAAAATAGAAAAGGATTTGATCCATATATCGCTTTGCTAACTTGGGATGAGTGGATTAGAGAGCATGAAAATCATACTCATTATGAAGGAATAGTAGACTTTCTAAATAGCCGCAGTAAACATCATTTAACGAAACAGATTATCTTTAAAATTCCCTGCTATTCTTACGATCCTATTACCGGAGATCGCAAATCTAAGAGATGGCTGAAAATTATGAATTAAATTTATTTCGACTACTCTCTCTGCCTTAATTCACAGACAGTGCCGAACGGATTTATTGATTGTTTTTACCTATGTAAATTGGTATAATTTTTCGAATTTATTAGATTAAGTAGGGTGTAGATTATGAATCCTATACAAACTTCCCCTCTTCCAGGATCTAATGCTTCCTTGATACTGACGAAAAAAGACAGGAGCACGACGCCTTGTATAACAGATAAGTTGCATAAATGTGCTCTAGCCGTAGCGAGTCTTGTTTTCCTTGCGCTTTCTGCTACATTTACAGCCTTTATTATCTTAGGACTTACTCATTTTTCCATTGTTTTAGGTTTAATAATTTCTCTCGCTCTTTCAGGAGTGATGCTTACATCGTTATATCGTTTATACCATCCATGTCGAGAAAAATTACCCATTCCCTCGGGCTTCCTTTCAGTAATTAAGCAAGAGTTCCCTCAAGTAGTTTATGATCTAACTATTCAGGAAAGACTGACTCTTCAAGAACTTCGTGCTGTTATTTCAGGTTTATCTTCTGGGACATTTACTTTTCCCTCAGAAGCATGTCAGGTAAAGTTAGAGAGATTTGGTCTTGAGCGTTTACAGCAGGCCTGTGCAGATATTAAATTACCCGATTTAGAAAACCTACTTGTAAAACATTGTCCTCTCTATTTCATAAAAACATTTATTCAGATCGGCCCTAGAGAGTTTCCAGAAGCAGAAAATTTGGATCCTGAAGTCTATTGGTTATCTCGTACGGGATTAACCCACCGTTTGGATACAGCTTTTCATCACTATATCTGGATTTTCTCTAAAGTGATTTCTAAATCTGAATATGAAACTTTATTAGATCATGCTCAAAATAACACCTGGGATCAAGCGTATCCTATGGTTGAGGAAATCCGAACCCGACTTATAGGTCGTGTACCAAATGAGTCTGTGGAATATTTTTATGTTGATAGGGCTTGGCTATCCCATTGTTTTAGTCAATTTTCTCTAGAATGGTTGTTGTATTTATGTAAGCACGGTGTTTCTTGGGGGCAATTACAATTAATTGGACAGGTGGAATGTAGAGATATGATATTCCTTTCCATGTTCAATGATGCCAACGGAGGTATGAATTTAATAGAGCTCATCCTCTCTATATATCCACATATTCAGGAAGATCATGATGAATTTGATGCTTCCATTACACTACTTACCTGGGATGAGTGGATTGATGATTATGAGAAACATAAAGAGGATTTCGGTTGGCGTTTCTATGATAGGACGATTACCTTCTTAAATGAACGTAGAGGGGAGTCTTTGATAAGAAAAGAGCTTCCACATATTCCTATTTATTCAATAGATAGTGCAACAGGAACGAAGATACTCGAGTAGTGTATTTTATAAAGCAGCGCTCTGGATTTACTTTTCATCATTTCTCCGGTTGCAACTAATAATTTTTATGTCAGATTTTTCTAAGAAATAAAGGATTCTGAAATGGATTGATTTTGCCTGTTGTTTTTAATTTTAGATGCGATTAAAAAATCTCGGATTTTTTTTGTTTCCAAAATTTAGAAATAACTAGGTGGGCTATGACTTTAAAAAACATATTCCCTGAGACACACTCCTTTCATTCTTTATCCTTAATAGATCTGGGAAAGAAGATGCGTTGCGTAATGGATACATTGCGTAAGAATGCTATAGCTATAACGGGTATATTTTGTTTTGTCTTTGCTGTTAGCTTTTTATCATTAGTTATCTATGGATTTTCTCATCCTTTAATTGTAATAGGTTTGGTTCTCTCTTTAGTTGTTGTGGGAGTAGTAGTTGCTCTGGCATTACGTCATGCAATGCTTAAGCTGAAGCATCCTCTTCCTGCAGGGTTTCGTTCTCTGATAGAAGAATCTTATCCTAAAATTATTCATGATCTTGTCTTCAGTAAGGCTCTTAATTTTCAAGAATTCCGTGCTGTTTTATTAGGATTGTCTTCAGGGAATTTTAATTTTCCTTCTGAAGATTGTAAAAATAGAGTGGAATCGTTTGGCCTTGAGCGTTTGCAAAGCGCCTGTGAGGGCATTCAATTGCCCGATTTAGAGAAAATTCTGTTAAAGAATTGTCCTTTGTACTTGATAAATAAGTTCATTCAACTTGGTCCTAGGGAATTTCCTGAGGCTGAGCATATGGAACCCACTGTGTATTGGGTGAATCGAGCAGGTTTATCGAATATAAATCAAACAGCGTTTCATCCTTTTGTTTGGCTGTTAGCACGTCTTATTTCTCAAGAAGAATATAATATGCTATGCCAACACGCACGAAATAACACTTGGGAAGAGGTGCGTACTCTTGTTGAAGAGCTAAATTTGCGATTTAGAACGTATTTAGAAAATGAAACTATAAAAGGATTTGAACGAAGGGGTTCATGGTTATTAGAAGATTTTAATAAATCACGCGCTCCTTGGTTATTGGCGCTATGTAAACATGGGATTACTTGGGAGCAATTACAGTTATTTAAAGATATAGAATGTCGCCAACTAAGTTTTCTTCATACATTCGATACATCTCGTGTTGGAGGTATTCTCATGGAATTATTATTAGTTATTTCTCCTTATCTTAATGAGGAAAATTCAGAAAATTTTGACCCTAAAATAGCTTTACTTACATTGAAAGAGTGGATGCATTTCTATCATCATGATTCTCATCGTGTTTATGGTTTTCATAAAGGGACTTTAGAATTTTTTAACAAACACAGCAAAGGTAACCTGCAGAAACCAAAACTTTCCTCGTCTCATCTTCATTACTATCTCATAGATCCCAATACGGGAGTAAGATATCGCTGACCAGCAATCTTATTAATGCGAATGCTGATTCTGGTTTGATGTATTATTGATTTTCTTAAGTATTTAAGAATCAATTTTTGTTCCTGGGTACAAAAAAAATATTCTATTATCAATTACTATTTGATCTCCTAAGTGGTTAATACATAATTTGTACTTAAAGATATTGTGTTAGCATTGAAAATGAGAATTGATAATCAAAGACCTGCGGATGCTCAGGAAGGAAATAGAGCTACCGCACCCTCTGTTTCTAATAAATTTGCTAAATCTAAAATTTCCTACGCTTTAATAATATTAGTCACGCTATTTGCCATCGGGATAATAGCTCTTTCTGTTGCCATCCCTGTATTAGGCTTAACAATTAGCGTGGGGCTTCCTTTAATTGCTGCAGCTACTTTTGGCTGTATTAGTGCATTGATTGGATTGCAGCGTATTTATGCACATAGAAGAAATCGTATTGTCGAAAATAAGAAAATCCCTAATAAATTGCGTGAGCGAATTTTTGCTAAATATCCTCGAGCTTTCCTGTCTCATATACATAAGGAAGATGGTTCTACAGCTACAGTCTCTGTGTTAGATAAATATAATTTATCATTTGCTCAGCTTTATAGATTAGGAGTTTTAGCTTCGGGAGCAGATAGAGATCCTCTTACAGATTCTCAAGAATTACTCGCAGCTTTTAATAGTTTATCTCAAGAATCTCGGGAAAATTTGGCAAATTTAATGCGTAATGGTGAATTAGATTTAGATTCTATCATTGAAGAGAATTGCCCGTGCTATTGGTTAGAAACTTTCTCTTCTAAGGTGCTTCAGGATTATAATAGTGATATCTTAAATAGTTTAATCACTGGACAAATGGCGTTTTTAGGAATTTTTCATCCTGAATATTTACCAGTTTTCTCTTCAATAAGTATGCAAGACTATCGAACATTATCCGCAGCTATGGATCAATCCATGTATACCCTCTGGAAAGAAGACGCTAATGTAAAAGCTATAGTAGATAGAGCTTTGGCTACACAACCTTCTTTATCCAGAGAAGATAGAGAAGAGTTTCTGATTTGGTTATATTCAGGATTAGGGATTTGCACGTTAAATACAGAAGCAAAAGCTTTGCTAAAAGATCTTAGCGATCATAAAGGTCAGTATTTAAATAAATTTTCAAAAAAACAGATTTGGAATCGTA from Chlamydia sp. 04-14 includes these protein-coding regions:
- a CDS encoding DUF1389 domain-containing protein; translated protein: MTVIGVSPTLSVVKQNSGIRYLVDTLYKNALLVSSLCCLFLSGIFTILVAFGIAQPVIITCLVLSFILSGILSGLILHRCAARDGRLPIPEGFRYVIRKHFPEVLYDLVIEKELTLQELRAVISGLSSGTFTFPSIACREKVERFDLERLQKGCEGIEFPDLENLLLKHCPFYFMNKFVQLGPKDLPQSENMSPATYWFSRTGLSDRLDTVCHPYVWFLAQVISQGEYETLLLHAKKGTWFAVKDLFKTVINKILIHMRNIPLDNVWTETEALFTCIKLPWLLYLCKHGVSWKQLQLFKEIRYQDVKFLNKINRLEGGINLMKLVSTIAPCIDENRKGFDPYIALLTWDEWIREHENHTHYEGIVDFLNSRSKHHLTKQIIFKIPCYSYDPITGDRKSKRWLKIMN
- a CDS encoding DUF1389 domain-containing protein: MNPIQTSPLPGSNASLILTKKDRSTTPCITDKLHKCALAVASLVFLALSATFTAFIILGLTHFSIVLGLIISLALSGVMLTSLYRLYHPCREKLPIPSGFLSVIKQEFPQVVYDLTIQERLTLQELRAVISGLSSGTFTFPSEACQVKLERFGLERLQQACADIKLPDLENLLVKHCPLYFIKTFIQIGPREFPEAENLDPEVYWLSRTGLTHRLDTAFHHYIWIFSKVISKSEYETLLDHAQNNTWDQAYPMVEEIRTRLIGRVPNESVEYFYVDRAWLSHCFSQFSLEWLLYLCKHGVSWGQLQLIGQVECRDMIFLSMFNDANGGMNLIELILSIYPHIQEDHDEFDASITLLTWDEWIDDYEKHKEDFGWRFYDRTITFLNERRGESLIRKELPHIPIYSIDSATGTKILE
- a CDS encoding DUF1389 domain-containing protein, with the protein product MRCVMDTLRKNAIAITGIFCFVFAVSFLSLVIYGFSHPLIVIGLVLSLVVVGVVVALALRHAMLKLKHPLPAGFRSLIEESYPKIIHDLVFSKALNFQEFRAVLLGLSSGNFNFPSEDCKNRVESFGLERLQSACEGIQLPDLEKILLKNCPLYLINKFIQLGPREFPEAEHMEPTVYWVNRAGLSNINQTAFHPFVWLLARLISQEEYNMLCQHARNNTWEEVRTLVEELNLRFRTYLENETIKGFERRGSWLLEDFNKSRAPWLLALCKHGITWEQLQLFKDIECRQLSFLHTFDTSRVGGILMELLLVISPYLNEENSENFDPKIALLTLKEWMHFYHHDSHRVYGFHKGTLEFFNKHSKGNLQKPKLSSSHLHYYLIDPNTGVRYR
- a CDS encoding DUF1389 domain-containing protein, which translates into the protein MLALKMRIDNQRPADAQEGNRATAPSVSNKFAKSKISYALIILVTLFAIGIIALSVAIPVLGLTISVGLPLIAAATFGCISALIGLQRIYAHRRNRIVENKKIPNKLRERIFAKYPRAFLSHIHKEDGSTATVSVLDKYNLSFAQLYRLGVLASGADRDPLTDSQELLAAFNSLSQESRENLANLMRNGELDLDSIIEENCPCYWLETFSSKVLQDYNSDILNSLITGQMAFLGIFHPEYLPVFSSISMQDYRTLSAAMDQSMYTLWKEDANVKAIVDRALATQPSLSREDREEFLIWLYSGLGICTLNTEAKALLKDLSDHKGQYLNKFSKKQIWNRILDISTDVDDVEFQPSLAYKTWEEWV